Proteins from a genomic interval of Culex pipiens pallens isolate TS unplaced genomic scaffold, TS_CPP_V2 Cpp_Un0004, whole genome shotgun sequence:
- the LOC120431021 gene encoding uncharacterized protein LOC120431021, translating to MPEGDNIQPDGNLLYERLLQQNERLEAQNARMMEMLERFNLQDGSSRTSNGPEFIIETLASNIREFVYDPDNGLVFDRWYRKYEDLFLKDGAKLDDAAKVRLLLRSLNVAVHDKYVNFVLPKHPRDIEFKETVKKLTELFSVQASLFSKRYQCFQLSKSESDDFVTYAGIVNKHCEDFELKKLTADQFKSLLFICGLRSSRDADIRTRLLSMLEVNAEGACTLEALITECHRLQNLKHDTAMVEHKPVSSVCAVKQDRDKPSPTTGSSSSDSQSTKTQSVLPPSPCWCCGDMHFVRDCAYKQHVCQDCMQTGHKEGYCSCVPKKSKNKQQTNVNSLYAANRVNSTSKRKFLTVSINGSQASLQFDTGSDITVISRKQWCDNMDSPPLSPTKQIARTASGKSLSLLGELRCQVTLGGVTRTGTFYVTDKQINLFGLDWIELFELWDTPMTAVCSSVTGKVNRVKQQRSLAVKSQGEANMKTGLGPTDAASSPSESTAWHEEHLRWYCS from the coding sequence ATGCCGGAAGGGGACAACATTCAGCCCGACGGTAACCTGCTGTACGAGCGACTTCTGCAGCAGAACGAGCGGCTGGAAGCCCAGAACGCGAGGATGATGGAGATGCTGGAGCGCTTCAACCTGCAAGACGGTTCCAGTCGGACTTCAAACGGTCCGGAATTCATCATTGAAACGCTGGCGTCCAACATCCGGGAGTTCGTCTACGATCCCGACAACGGTCTCGTATTTGACCGGTGGTACCGCAAGTACGAAGACCTCTTCCTCAAGGACGGCGCGAAGCTCGACGACGCAGCTAAAGTCCGGTTGCTGCTGAGAAGCCTCAACGTGGCCGTGCACGACAAGTACGTCAACTTCGTGCTCCCGAAGCATCCCCGTGACATCGAGTTCAAGGAGACGGTGAAGAAGCTGACCGAGCTCTTCAGTGTCCAAGCCTCGCTGTTCAGCAAACGATACCAGTGCTTTCAACTGTCCAAGAGCGAGTCGGACGACTTCGTGACATACGCTGGCATCGTCAACAAGCACTGCGAGGACTTCGAACTCAAGAAACTCACGGCGGACCAATTCAAGAGCCTGCTGTTCATCTGCGGTTTGCGCTCTTCAAGAGATGCCGACATCCGCACGAGACTCCTGTCCATGCTCGAGGTCAACGCGGAGGGCGCATGCACTTTGGAAGCACTGATCACCGAATGCCATCGCCTCCAAAACCTCAAGCACGACACCGCCATGGTGGAACACAAGCCGGTAAGCTCAGTCTGCGCGGTCAAGCAAGATCGGGACAAGCCTTCACCGACGACGGGTTCCAGCTCCAGCGACAGCCAGTCAACGAAAACACAGTCCGTCCTACCACCATCGCCCTGCTGGTGCTGTGGCGACATGCATTTCGTTCGAGACTGCGCCTACAAACAGCACGTCTGCCAGGACTGCATGCAGACCGGCCACAAGGAAGGTTACTGCAGCTGCGTGCCCAAGAAGTCCAAGAACAAGCAGCAGACGAACGTCAACAGCCTGTATGCCGCCAACCGGGTCAACTCTACCTCGAAGCGTAAGTTCCTGACGGTGAGCATCAACGGTTCCCAAGCATCTTTGCAGTTCGACACCGGCTCGGACATCACAGTGATCTCGCGGAAGCAGTGGTgcgacaacatggattcaccgCCGCTGTCTCCCACCAAGCAGATTGCCAGAACAGCCTCTGGTAAGTCACTGTCCCTACTCGGTGAGCTCCGATGCCAAGTCACACTCGGAGGCGTCACCAGAACCGGAACTTTCTATGTGACTGACAAGCAGATCAACCTGTTCGGTCTCGACTGGATCGAGCTTTTTGAGCTGTGGGACACCCCGATGACAGCAGTATGCAGCAGCGTCACTGGAAAGGTTAACCGCGTCAAGCAGCAGCGTTCTCTTGCAGTCAAATCGCAAGGGGAGGCAAACATGAAAACAGGTCTAGGTCCGACCGATGCAGCTTCCAGCCCGTCCGAATCCACGGCATGGCACGAAGAACATCTCCGCTGGTACTGTTCCTAA
- the LOC120431024 gene encoding uncharacterized protein LOC120431024, with the protein MTPKLGDAPLMNVPWRALICFQSRACSIMFVSIVFGRCLIEKVLVKSRVFVKKATSGVCPTRSWTNLPGDRTGTALGWRNFFIFGDFFYQARRLLRTLPAGFVQDGRFVWRRKSLGAYSTEDWSS; encoded by the exons ATGACACCTAAACTGGGCGACGCTCCCCTAATGAACGTACCATGGCGAGCTCTCATTTGTTTTCAATCGCGCGCGTGTTCGATCATGTTTGTGTCGATCGTGTTTGGCCGCTGTTTAATCGAAAAAGTGTTAGTGAAATCGCGTGTGTTCGTGAAAAAGGCAACATCCGGCGTTTGTCCAACACGGTCTTGGACAAATTTGCCGGGTGACCGAACCGGAACGGCTCTGGGATGGCGGAACTTTTTCATATTTGG GGACTTCTTCTACCAGGCCCGGCGCCTGCTGCGGACACTTCCGGCCGGATTTGTTCAGGATGGTCGTTTCGTCTGGAGGCGAAAATCGTTAG GGGCCTATTCCACTGAGGATTGGTCTTCATAA
- the LOC120431020 gene encoding uncharacterized protein LOC120431020, with translation MPEGDNIQPDGNLLYERLLQQNERLEAQNARMMEMLERFNLQDGSSRTSNGPEFIIETLASNIREFVYDPDNGLVFDRWYRKYEDLFLKDGAKLDDAAKVRLLLRSLNVAVHDKYVNFVLPKHPRDIEFKETVKKLTELFSVQASLFSKRYQCFQLSKSESDDFVTYAGIVNKHCEDFELKKLTADQFKSLLFICGLRSSRDANIRTRLLSMLEVNAEGACTLEALITECHRLQNLKHDTAMVEHKPVSSVCAVKQDRDKPSPTTGSSSSDSQSTKTQSVLPPSPCWCCGDMHFVRDCAYKQHVCQDCMQTGHKEGYCSCVPKKSKNKQQTNVNSLYAANRVNSTSKRKFLTVSINGSQASLQFDTGSDITVISRKQWCDNMDSPPLSPTKQIARTASGKSLSLLGELRCQVTLGGVTRTGTFYVTDKQINLFGLDWIELFELWDTPMTAVCSSVTGKVNRVKQQRSLAVKSQGEANMKTGLGPTDAASSPSESTAWHEEHLRWYCS, from the coding sequence ATGCCGGAAGGGGACAACATTCAGCCCGACGGTAACCTGCTGTACGAGCGACTTCTGCAGCAGAACGAGCGGCTGGAAGCCCAGAACGCGAGGATGATGGAGATGCTGGAGCGCTTCAACCTGCAAGACGGTTCCAGTCGGACTTCAAACGGTCCGGAATTCATCATTGAAACGTTGGCGTCCAACATCCGGGAGTTCGTCTACGATCCCGACAACGGTCTCGTATTTGACCGGTGGTACCGCAAGTACGAAGACCTCTTCCTCAAGGACGGCGCGAAGCTCGACGACGCAGCTAAAGTCCGGTTGCTGCTGAGAAGCCTCAACGTGGCCGTGCACGACAAGTACGTCAACTTCGTGCTCCCGAAGCATCCCCGTGACATCGAGTTCAAGGAGACGGTGAAGAAGCTGACCGAGCTCTTCAGTGTCCAAGCCTCGCTGTTCAGCAAACGATACCAGTGCTTTCAACTGTCCAAGAGCGAGTCGGACGACTTCGTGACATACGCTGGCATCGTCAACAAGCACTGCGAGGACTTCGAACTCAAGAAACTCACGGCAGACCAATTCAAGAGTCTGCTGTTCATCTGCGGTTTGCGCTCTTCAAGAGATGCCAACATCCGCACGAGACTCCTGTCCATGCTCGAGGTCAACGCGGAGGGCGCATGCACTTTGGAAGCACTGATCACCGAATGCCATCGCCTCCAAAACCTCAAGCACGACACCGCCATGGTGGAACACAAGCCGGTAAGCTCAGTCTGCGCGGTCAAGCAAGATCGGGACAAGCCTTCACCGACGACGGGTTCCAGCTCCAGCGACAGCCAGTCAACGAAAACACAGTCCGTCCTACCACCATCGCCCTGCTGGTGCTGTGGCGACATGCATTTCGTTCGAGACTGCGCCTACAAACAGCACGTCTGCCAGGACTGCATGCAGACCGGCCACAAGGAAGGTTACTGCAGCTGCGTGCCCAAGAAGTCCAAGAACAAGCAGCAGACGAACGTCAACAGCCTGTATGCCGCCAACCGGGTCAACTCTACCTCGAAGCGTAAGTTCCTGACGGTGAGCATCAACGGTTCCCAAGCATCTTTGCAGTTCGACACCGGCTCGGACATCACAGTGATCTCGCGGAAGCAGTGGTgcgacaacatggattcaccgCCGCTGTCTCCCACCAAGCAGATTGCCAGAACAGCCTCTGGTAAGTCACTGTCCCTACTCGGTGAGCTCCGATGCCAAGTCACACTCGGAGGCGTCACCAGAACCGGAACTTTCTATGTGACTGACAAGCAGATCAACCTGTTCGGTCTCGACTGGATCGAGCTTTTTGAGCTGTGGGACACCCCGATGACAGCAGTATGCAGCAGCGTCACTGGAAAGGTTAACCGCGTCAAGCAGCAGCGTTCTCTTGCAGTCAAATCGCAAGGGGAGGCAAACATGAAAACAGGTCTAGGTCCGACCGATGCAGCTTCCAGCCCGTCCGAATCCACGGCATGGCACGAAGAACATCTCCGCTGGTACTGTTCCTAA